From Crassaminicella indica, one genomic window encodes:
- a CDS encoding DHH family phosphoesterase yields MGNRRFTKLLIPDTKIHLWIMTLFVGIIAYYNLLIGSIGIIVLIYFAYYNWKAQHNREEMWTKYIENLSSNIDSVTRYAVLDMPIPLVVIEFDGSISWYNAMFSEMLGTNDLLEKNIEDAIGGFKLNNILQDKEDMSIEVTIKDRHYKVLYNIVKVSRIDEKYMIMLYWIDVTNFQNLKVKYNEEKPVVVLVEVDNYDDVLKNTKEADRPLVIAEIDRRIGLWGSRINAAIQKYQKDKYILFIENQYLELLEAKKFTILDDIREIQVGNQIPITLSIGVGANGKNPAHLEEYARAAMDLALGRGGDQAVVKKIKQLNFYGGKTKAVEKRTKVKARVIAHALRQLIDQSKEVVIMGHKFPDMDSLGAALGVYRAVRNREKDAYIVLNDVNEAIKNLYDYIKEHEAYKFITNEELLNKINKDTLVVVVDTHRPGFTQCPKALEYAERIVLIDHHRRGAEFIDQAVLIYLEPYASSTCELVAEILQYMDDKISIEKIEAEALLAGITVDTKNFSFKTGVRTFEAASWLRRAGADTTNVRQLFQDDLNTFVAIAEVVKNAQVISNNIALSVCSKDIENPSLVAAQAADELLNIRGITASFVLGIRSNEEIIISARSLGDINVQVMLEKFGGGGHLTVAGAQIKGKKIEEVKVMLEKAIEEYFEEGEES; encoded by the coding sequence ATGGGAAATAGAAGGTTTACTAAATTGTTAATACCTGATACGAAGATACATTTATGGATTATGACTTTATTTGTAGGGATTATTGCTTATTATAATTTATTGATAGGCAGTATTGGTATTATTGTATTGATATACTTTGCCTACTACAATTGGAAAGCACAGCATAATAGGGAAGAAATGTGGACAAAGTATATTGAAAATTTATCTTCTAATATAGATTCGGTTACAAGATATGCTGTATTAGATATGCCGATCCCTCTTGTAGTCATTGAATTTGATGGAAGCATTAGTTGGTACAATGCTATGTTTTCAGAAATGCTTGGTACAAATGATCTTCTTGAAAAAAATATTGAAGATGCAATTGGAGGGTTTAAACTAAACAATATTTTGCAAGATAAAGAAGATATGAGCATTGAAGTAACAATTAAAGATAGACATTATAAGGTTTTATATAATATAGTAAAAGTATCTAGAATTGATGAAAAATATATGATTATGTTATATTGGATAGATGTTACAAATTTCCAAAACCTAAAAGTAAAGTATAATGAGGAAAAGCCTGTTGTTGTTTTAGTAGAGGTTGACAATTATGATGATGTGTTAAAGAATACAAAAGAAGCAGATAGACCTTTGGTAATAGCTGAAATAGACAGACGAATAGGACTTTGGGGTTCAAGAATAAATGCTGCTATTCAGAAATACCAAAAGGATAAATATATTTTATTTATAGAAAATCAATATTTAGAGCTTTTAGAAGCAAAGAAATTTACTATTTTAGATGATATAAGAGAAATTCAGGTAGGCAATCAAATACCTATTACTTTAAGCATAGGTGTTGGAGCAAATGGGAAAAATCCAGCACATTTAGAAGAATATGCAAGAGCAGCTATGGATCTTGCTTTGGGCAGAGGTGGAGATCAAGCTGTTGTAAAAAAAATTAAGCAGCTGAATTTCTATGGAGGAAAAACAAAAGCAGTTGAAAAAAGAACAAAAGTAAAGGCAAGGGTTATTGCACATGCATTAAGGCAATTAATAGATCAATCAAAAGAAGTTGTAATCATGGGACATAAGTTTCCTGATATGGATAGTTTAGGTGCGGCTTTAGGCGTATATAGGGCTGTACGAAATAGAGAAAAGGATGCATATATTGTATTAAATGATGTGAATGAAGCTATAAAAAATCTATATGATTACATAAAAGAGCATGAAGCATATAAATTTATTACAAACGAAGAGCTTTTAAATAAAATAAATAAAGATACTTTGGTCGTAGTTGTAGATACACATAGACCTGGATTTACACAATGTCCAAAAGCATTAGAATATGCTGAGAGAATTGTTCTTATAGATCACCATCGAAGAGGAGCAGAATTTATCGATCAAGCAGTTCTCATATATCTAGAGCCATATGCTTCTTCTACATGTGAGCTTGTTGCTGAGATTCTTCAGTATATGGATGATAAGATAAGTATTGAGAAGATAGAAGCAGAAGCATTACTTGCTGGAATTACTGTAGATACAAAAAACTTTTCTTTTAAAACAGGTGTGCGTACCTTTGAAGCAGCTTCCTGGTTAAGACGTGCAGGGGCAGATACAACAAATGTAAGACAGCTTTTTCAAGATGACTTAAATACTTTTGTAGCCATAGCAGAGGTTGTAAAAAATGCACAGGTGATTAGCAATAATATTGCTTTATCTGTATGCTCAAAGGATATAGAAAATCCTTCTTTAGTAGCAGCTCAAGCAGCTGATGAACTTCTAAACATTCGAGGGATTACTGCCTCGTTTGTTTTGGGAATTAGAAGCAATGAAGAGATTATTATTAGTGCAAGATCACTAGGGGATATAAATGTACAAGTAATGTTGGAAAAATTTGGTGGAGGCGGACATCTGACAGTGGCAGGTGCGCAAATTAAAGGAAAAAAAATAGAAGAAGTTAAAGTAATGTTAGAAAAAGCAATAGAAGAATATTTTGAGGAAGGTGAAGAATCATGA
- a CDS encoding YybS family protein, with translation MNTQKKTRALVEAALMAALISIFTILLIYIPILTPVIFLVPVPFIILGKRQGIYFTILAVVVWGLVITSLIGLMQTIFLVLFIGIPAIAMGYMMNKSYAPYKVLAGGAVAALLGMLLSISLVNVLSNVNVIDQVIKQMKTAMDIYIKQMEMYKDMGVEPYKIKELKESLELFIQIIAMTIPAGMIVGSAFFVYMNYVIAIRILKRIGYKVEGLMPLRYMSLPKSFIMGTFLIVGLTAITKYLNVVDFQTLVLNEFLIFQLIYFIQGIAVVSYFLNHFKITKVLRIFIYLLLLFSREGVLIIAVLGFIDAIINFRKLKRDKEEF, from the coding sequence TTGAATACACAGAAAAAAACACGGGCATTGGTTGAAGCAGCATTGATGGCAGCTTTAATTAGCATTTTTACAATTTTGCTGATATATATACCTATATTGACACCTGTGATATTTTTAGTTCCAGTACCTTTTATAATATTAGGAAAAAGACAAGGGATATATTTTACGATTTTAGCAGTTGTTGTTTGGGGATTAGTCATAACAAGTTTGATAGGGCTTATGCAGACGATATTTTTAGTTTTATTTATAGGAATACCTGCTATTGCTATGGGGTATATGATGAATAAAAGCTATGCGCCTTATAAGGTGTTAGCAGGTGGGGCTGTAGCTGCTCTTTTAGGAATGCTTTTATCTATTAGCCTTGTAAATGTGTTGTCTAATGTGAATGTAATAGATCAGGTAATAAAACAAATGAAAACAGCTATGGATATTTATATAAAGCAGATGGAAATGTATAAGGACATGGGTGTTGAGCCTTATAAAATAAAAGAATTAAAAGAAAGTCTAGAACTTTTTATCCAAATAATAGCTATGACGATCCCTGCTGGTATGATTGTAGGGTCAGCATTTTTTGTATATATGAATTATGTTATAGCTATAAGGATATTAAAGAGAATAGGATATAAAGTTGAAGGCTTGATGCCTCTAAGATATATGAGTTTGCCGAAAAGCTTTATCATGGGAACATTTTTGATTGTGGGTCTTACAGCAATAACTAAATATCTTAACGTTGTAGATTTTCAAACATTAGTATTAAATGAATTTTTAATTTTCCAGCTTATTTATTTTATACAAGGAATTGCAGTTGTAAGTTATTTTTTAAATCATTTTAAGATAACAAAAGTGTTAAGGATTTTTATTTATTTGCTGTTATTATTTAGTAGAGAAGGTGTTTTGATCATTGCAGTATTAGGCTTTATTGATGCAATAATCAATTTTAGAAAATTAAAAAGGGACAAGGAAGAATTTTAG
- a CDS encoding MazG-like family protein yields MNLGDHHIDITKNIKTIEWLKSELLMTIASLYEILLKGAKGSQDLLIDVLANIIMVTYILGKRLGIPFTRIDMRIEDKIKLGILEKHKIEDWHGDLSSLKQYMDKNRS; encoded by the coding sequence ATGAATTTAGGGGATCATCATATAGATATAACTAAAAATATAAAAACCATTGAATGGCTAAAGAGTGAATTGCTTATGACTATTGCATCACTATATGAAATATTATTAAAAGGTGCAAAAGGATCTCAGGATTTGTTGATAGATGTTTTAGCCAATATTATTATGGTAACCTATATTTTAGGAAAAAGATTAGGAATCCCTTTTACGAGGATTGATATGCGTATAGAAGATAAGATAAAATTGGGGATTTTAGAGAAACATAAGATAGAGGATTGGCATGGAGATTTATCAAGCTTAAAGCAGTATATGGATAAGAATCGTAGCTAG
- the rpsR gene encoding 30S ribosomal protein S18 has translation MAKPKRRGRKKRVCSFCADKATYIDYKDVKKLGKYITERGKILPRRITGTCATHQRALTTAIKRARTVALLPYTAE, from the coding sequence ATGGCAAAGCCAAAGAGACGTGGTCGTAAAAAAAGAGTATGTAGCTTTTGTGCAGACAAAGCAACTTATATAGATTACAAAGACGTTAAGAAGCTTGGCAAGTATATTACTGAAAGAGGTAAAATACTTCCAAGAAGAATTACTGGTACTTGTGCAACACATCAAAGAGCTTTAACTACAGCTATTAAAAGAGCAAGAACAGTTGCATTACTACCATATACAGCAGAATAA
- a CDS encoding single-stranded DNA-binding protein encodes MNQVILIGRLTRDPELRFTAGSGKAVATFSIAVDRGYGQEKTADFFRIVVWDKQGENCANYLAKGSLVAVQGRLQNNNYEKDGVMHYTIDIVANRVQFLDTRKSRDEQGGFNPPQIDPDGFQAIEDDDDIPF; translated from the coding sequence ATGAATCAAGTAATATTGATCGGGAGATTGACAAGAGATCCTGAGCTTAGATTTACAGCAGGAAGTGGAAAAGCAGTTGCCACCTTTAGTATAGCAGTAGATAGAGGATATGGCCAAGAAAAGACAGCAGATTTTTTCAGAATAGTTGTATGGGATAAACAAGGTGAAAATTGTGCAAATTACTTGGCAAAAGGAAGTCTTGTTGCAGTACAAGGAAGACTTCAAAATAATAATTATGAAAAAGACGGAGTAATGCATTATACTATAGATATAGTAGCAAATAGAGTACAATTTCTTGATACAAGAAAAAGTAGGGATGAACAAGGTGGATTTAATCCCCCTCAAATAGATCCGGATGGTTTCCAAGCCATAGAAGATGATGACGATATTCCATTCTAA
- the rpsF gene encoding 30S ribosomal protein S6: protein MRKYETMFILKSNLEEEKRNEVIAKFKGIVEANGEIEKIEEWGNRKLAYEINKMNEGYYVVMNFKAGIDVPKELDRNFRISDDVMRHLTVSLEEK, encoded by the coding sequence ATGAGAAAATATGAAACAATGTTCATATTAAAGTCAAACCTTGAAGAAGAAAAAAGAAACGAAGTAATCGCAAAGTTTAAAGGAATCGTTGAAGCAAACGGAGAAATCGAAAAGATTGAAGAGTGGGGTAACAGAAAGTTAGCTTACGAAATCAACAAGATGAACGAAGGTTACTATGTTGTAATGAACTTCAAGGCTGGTATTGATGTTCCAAAAGAACTAGACAGAAATTTCAGAATTTCTGATGACGTAATGAGACATCTAACTGTAAGCTTAGAAGAAAAGTAA
- a CDS encoding methyl-accepting chemotaxis protein produces the protein MKKISYKIALAIIICTVLVSSVISGVSYVKCRKIIGSNANDKMLLMVQNKANEFDKMMNSLESSVDNLGNSIAGIYNKEQLSTSNYMDAFIEGVNPLVYNAAKNAVGNIDAYFAFNPKLIHADKLYQSVYFTDENGDYKNIGEATPLEDLTPSNKNAAWYFRPINTGHGVWSDPYYDKNLNKNMITYSSPVYNGDQLIGVVGMDIDFSIIEKSILSMKLYDTGYTFLLNSKYDVIVHPTIKEHKSLKDLGDDSLAKLKDVIDKKQLGIQETKFQGVEKLTSFSKLNNGFVIIATAPKSEILSQVQEMLIFQTIMILLGLIIAVVAAYFISKIITKPIHHLIDLMACAEKGDFTIKINNKSSDEFGKLADSFENMIQGQKNMMIKIKDMSELVDNDAKNLNEVAEKINHSYDEVANSVSDVAQGTNLQAEDLTEIAQELINFGKEIDVVADLISEVNNKTNAINSKANISNEQLEKLISSIEVMNQASTSVKENVSTLSENINQVTQITEVINSVSEQTNLLALNAAIEAARAGEAGKGFAVVADEIRGLAEQVKQSSSSINEIINSISKDAKMSVDTAENVSTQLIEQEKIVKDSIAAFKDIISEVEEIIPKVTNIDASTSVINGKKEKIIERVQSASAVSEEVSAATQQIAATTQIVSEATKDILNTSKELKERSNAMQVHIEKFKF, from the coding sequence GTGAAAAAAATATCTTATAAAATTGCTTTAGCGATTATCATATGTACTGTGCTAGTATCTTCTGTAATAAGTGGGGTAAGCTATGTAAAATGCAGAAAGATTATTGGTAGTAATGCTAATGATAAAATGCTTTTAATGGTGCAAAATAAAGCAAATGAGTTTGATAAAATGATGAATTCTCTTGAAAGCTCTGTAGATAATCTAGGGAATAGTATTGCAGGAATATATAATAAAGAGCAATTAAGTACATCAAATTACATGGATGCTTTTATTGAAGGTGTAAATCCATTAGTTTATAATGCAGCAAAAAATGCAGTAGGAAATATTGATGCGTATTTTGCATTTAATCCAAAATTAATTCATGCAGACAAGCTTTATCAATCTGTATATTTTACAGATGAAAATGGTGATTATAAAAATATTGGAGAGGCTACACCGCTTGAAGATTTAACTCCTTCAAATAAAAATGCGGCTTGGTATTTTAGACCTATTAACACAGGGCATGGAGTATGGAGTGATCCTTATTATGACAAAAATCTAAATAAAAATATGATTACATATTCTTCACCAGTATATAATGGAGATCAATTAATAGGTGTTGTAGGAATGGACATAGATTTTTCGATTATTGAAAAAAGTATCCTTTCAATGAAATTATATGATACTGGATATACCTTCTTATTAAATTCAAAATATGATGTTATTGTGCATCCTACAATAAAAGAGCATAAAAGCTTAAAAGATTTAGGAGATGATAGCTTAGCGAAATTAAAAGATGTTATAGATAAAAAACAATTAGGTATTCAAGAAACAAAATTTCAAGGGGTAGAAAAATTAACCAGCTTTTCAAAATTGAATAATGGTTTTGTTATTATTGCAACAGCTCCTAAAAGTGAAATCTTATCACAGGTACAAGAAATGCTAATTTTTCAAACGATTATGATATTACTTGGACTGATTATTGCTGTAGTAGCTGCATATTTTATCAGTAAAATTATTACAAAGCCTATCCATCATTTAATCGATTTAATGGCGTGCGCTGAAAAAGGAGATTTTACAATTAAAATAAATAATAAAAGCTCAGATGAATTTGGAAAGCTTGCTGATAGCTTTGAAAATATGATACAGGGACAGAAAAATATGATGATAAAAATAAAGGATATGTCTGAACTTGTTGATAACGATGCAAAAAACTTAAATGAGGTAGCTGAAAAAATTAATCATTCATATGATGAAGTTGCAAACTCTGTAAGTGATGTTGCACAAGGAACAAATTTACAAGCAGAAGATTTAACAGAGATAGCCCAAGAATTAATAAACTTTGGAAAAGAAATAGATGTTGTTGCTGATCTTATTTCTGAAGTAAATAATAAAACCAATGCAATAAATTCAAAAGCAAATATAAGTAATGAGCAATTAGAAAAGTTAATCTCTTCTATAGAGGTTATGAATCAAGCTTCAACAAGTGTAAAAGAAAATGTTTCTACATTAAGTGAAAACATTAATCAAGTAACGCAAATTACAGAGGTTATTAATAGTGTTTCTGAACAAACAAATCTTTTAGCATTAAATGCAGCTATTGAAGCAGCAAGAGCAGGTGAAGCTGGTAAAGGCTTTGCAGTTGTAGCAGATGAAATAAGAGGATTGGCAGAACAGGTGAAACAGTCTTCTAGCAGTATTAATGAGATTATCAATAGCATTTCAAAGGATGCAAAAATGTCAGTAGATACAGCAGAGAATGTAAGTACGCAATTGATTGAACAAGAAAAGATTGTAAAAGATTCTATTGCAGCTTTTAAAGATATTATTAGTGAAGTAGAGGAAATCATTCCTAAAGTTACAAATATTGATGCTTCTACATCTGTAATAAATGGAAAGAAAGAAAAAATTATTGAAAGAGTACAATCAGCATCAGCTGTATCTGAAGAAGTATCAGCTGCAACTCAGCAAATTGCTGCTACAACACAGATAGTGAGTGAAGCTACAAAAGATATTTTAAATACAAGTAAAGAATTAAAAGAGCGTTCAAATGCTATGCAGGTACATATCGAAAAATTTAAATTCTAA
- a CDS encoding pyridoxal-dependent decarboxylase, translating into MKTPNDYLCLVDPNIIAERYKFDGENLQNYECFISQLLKKYNQYFYDIDENILPQRDKEVLMKLFNYHINNVGNPDGQCKYGLETREIELKLLNKIFKYLHMPTYGGEDTNSFGYFTLGHKEAAIFSIKAAKTKFKKEKLETVLISCGKVPFSVYEAASLLNIEEQIILEEQLEKIEEYFKSKNKYLKNKGIFFTISLKNQYTQEQANKIKKIIEVVRSYFNHCYIHLMAHSVDDLKLFSEGKNILKQNESRMYVDAVSISCTCIKSSYLTGLLITSVKVQKYFNDATVQYIGAEDSTVVGSRNGNFLFFDDYFFNRFSLEKIGTLKKLNKKELTEAFSKNQLLEEDYLRYKKFMEKLEMFKPISMGYPINQLWDNSQLNKLFEMLIKESIMYNTCNSLFSADLNLDNIKDSIKDISYTDKFNEEIIKFYKTIFFHKDVQKEFTGYVTTGGTEGNYIGLLTAKRKFKNNAVLFFTAESHYSLSKGAAIFDIKTEKIENNPVSGEMDYTSLKEKIMFNKKLNPDLGAIININLGTTMKGAIDNIKKVGEVLRECEMSQEQVYIHCDGALHGHILPFLSTYKEILPFKLSPEDENYIPIDSIAVSGHKFLGAPFPCGIGIFRKSNIDIIVNEILSKLQDIIRDSKNIYTEEEIQNYFEQYGTIITGSKNTYMSVVIWKRICELGEKGLYEFAQNTINVSRYAEQKLKEVEKQTNISAFRNENSNIIILKPAPKAEICQKWGMPQEIDENNDTTSHLDIMPHVSTDMIDEFINDLLIK; encoded by the coding sequence TTGAAAACGCCAAACGACTATCTTTGTCTTGTAGATCCAAATATAATTGCTGAAAGATATAAATTTGATGGAGAAAATTTACAGAATTATGAGTGCTTTATTTCACAATTATTAAAAAAATATAATCAATATTTTTATGATATAGATGAAAATATTTTACCTCAAAGAGATAAAGAAGTATTGATGAAATTATTTAACTACCATATTAACAATGTAGGAAATCCAGATGGACAATGTAAATATGGGTTAGAAACAAGAGAAATTGAGTTGAAGCTATTAAATAAGATATTTAAATATCTACATATGCCTACTTATGGAGGAGAGGATACAAATAGTTTTGGTTATTTTACATTAGGACATAAGGAAGCTGCTATTTTTTCTATTAAAGCAGCAAAGACAAAATTTAAAAAGGAAAAATTGGAAACAGTTTTGATAAGCTGTGGAAAGGTTCCATTTAGTGTTTATGAAGCAGCAAGCTTATTAAATATTGAAGAACAAATAATTCTAGAAGAGCAATTGGAAAAAATTGAAGAGTACTTTAAAAGTAAAAATAAATATTTAAAGAATAAAGGGATTTTCTTTACAATTTCATTAAAAAATCAATATACACAAGAGCAGGCAAATAAAATAAAAAAGATTATAGAAGTAGTAAGGAGCTATTTTAATCATTGTTATATTCATTTAATGGCTCATTCTGTAGATGATCTGAAGCTTTTTTCAGAAGGGAAGAATATACTAAAGCAAAATGAATCTCGTATGTATGTTGATGCAGTATCTATTAGCTGTACTTGTATCAAATCTTCTTATTTAACAGGATTGTTAATTACTAGTGTAAAGGTTCAAAAATACTTTAATGATGCGACAGTGCAGTATATAGGTGCAGAAGATAGTACTGTTGTTGGTTCGAGAAATGGAAATTTTCTTTTCTTTGATGATTATTTTTTCAATAGGTTTAGCTTAGAGAAAATAGGGACGTTAAAAAAATTAAATAAAAAAGAATTGACTGAAGCTTTTAGTAAGAATCAATTACTAGAAGAGGATTACCTTAGGTATAAGAAATTTATGGAAAAATTAGAAATGTTCAAGCCTATATCAATGGGTTATCCAATTAATCAACTTTGGGATAATAGTCAATTGAATAAGTTATTCGAAATGCTGATAAAAGAAAGCATTATGTATAATACTTGCAATAGCCTTTTCTCAGCAGACTTAAATTTAGATAATATTAAAGATTCTATAAAGGATATTTCTTATACAGATAAATTTAATGAAGAGATTATTAAATTTTATAAGACTATATTTTTCCATAAAGATGTACAAAAAGAATTTACAGGATACGTTACAACAGGAGGAACAGAAGGTAATTATATAGGGCTGCTTACGGCAAAAAGAAAATTTAAAAACAATGCTGTGTTATTTTTCACTGCAGAATCTCATTATAGCTTATCAAAGGGAGCAGCAATATTTGACATTAAAACAGAAAAGATAGAAAACAATCCTGTATCAGGAGAAATGGATTATACTTCATTAAAAGAAAAAATCATGTTCAATAAGAAATTAAATCCTGACTTAGGAGCTATTATAAATATTAATTTAGGGACAACTATGAAAGGTGCTATTGATAATATCAAAAAAGTGGGAGAAGTTTTAAGAGAATGTGAAATGTCTCAAGAACAAGTATATATTCATTGTGATGGAGCACTGCATGGACATATTCTACCTTTTTTGAGCACGTACAAGGAAATACTGCCTTTTAAATTATCACCAGAGGATGAAAACTATATTCCTATAGATTCTATTGCTGTTAGTGGACATAAGTTTTTAGGAGCTCCTTTTCCATGCGGTATAGGGATATTTAGAAAAAGTAATATAGATATTATTGTCAATGAAATATTATCAAAGCTTCAAGATATTATTAGAGATAGCAAAAATATATATACAGAGGAGGAGATTCAAAATTATTTTGAACAATACGGAACGATTATTACAGGGTCTAAGAATACATATATGTCTGTTGTGATTTGGAAAAGAATATGTGAATTAGGAGAAAAAGGACTATATGAGTTTGCACAAAATACTATAAATGTAAGTAGATATGCAGAGCAAAAGCTAAAGGAAGTAGAAAAACAGACTAATATTTCAGCTTTTAGAAATGAAAATTCTAATATTATTATTTTAAAACCTGCTCCTAAAGCTGAGATTTGTCAGAAGTGGGGAATGCCTCAGGAAATAGATGAAAATAATGATACAACATCTCATCTTGATATTATGCCTCATGTTTCAACAGATATGATAGATGAGTTTATAAATGACTTATTGATAAAATAA
- a CDS encoding DUF951 domain-containing protein: protein MDLKLGDIIQVKKNHPCGSNQFEIMRTGMDFRIRCLGCDKQVWIPRVKLEKRIKKIVERKEK from the coding sequence ATGGATTTAAAATTAGGAGATATTATACAAGTAAAAAAGAATCATCCTTGTGGAAGCAACCAATTTGAAATAATGAGAACAGGTATGGATTTTAGAATTAGATGTCTTGGTTGTGATAAACAGGTATGGATTCCAAGAGTAAAGCTTGAAAAGAGGATCAAAAAAATTGTAGAGAGAAAAGAGAAGTAA
- a CDS encoding mechanosensitive ion channel family protein, protein MESFYNKFSEKIAETFQIWTNPEKLGMYTGDLVKIILIFIAMILAVRFSNMAVNKFFDNREKFKIVGEEKRINTIKGIVNSIIKYTIYFVAFTPILQTVGINISSLIAAAGIGGLAIGFGAQNLVRDMISGFFILLEDQFQVGDHVEIGNKSGIIEDMTLRVTIIRDFNGDLHIIPNGSIDIVTNKCRGNMRAWVDVGIAYEENIDEAINVLKELCEEIANENKDIIEGPTVLGVTNLGESDVVISIVAKTVPLEQWAVERELRKRIKERFDEKGIEIPYPRRVVITNKKS, encoded by the coding sequence TTGGAAAGCTTTTATAATAAATTTTCAGAAAAAATAGCAGAAACCTTTCAGATATGGACAAATCCAGAAAAACTAGGAATGTATACAGGAGATTTGGTTAAAATTATTTTGATATTTATTGCAATGATTTTAGCTGTGCGCTTTTCCAACATGGCTGTAAATAAGTTTTTTGACAATAGAGAGAAATTTAAGATTGTAGGTGAAGAAAAAAGAATCAATACTATTAAAGGGATTGTAAATAGTATTATTAAATATACTATTTATTTTGTTGCTTTTACACCAATCCTTCAAACTGTTGGAATCAATATTTCTTCTCTGATTGCAGCTGCTGGAATTGGAGGGTTGGCAATTGGTTTTGGGGCACAGAATTTGGTTCGAGATATGATTTCCGGATTTTTTATTTTATTAGAGGATCAATTTCAAGTAGGAGATCATGTAGAAATAGGAAATAAATCGGGAATTATTGAGGATATGACTTTGAGGGTTACAATTATTCGAGATTTCAATGGGGATTTGCATATTATTCCTAATGGAAGTATTGATATTGTAACAAACAAGTGTAGAGGAAATATGAGGGCTTGGGTAGATGTAGGCATTGCATATGAAGAAAATATAGATGAAGCTATCAATGTTTTAAAGGAATTATGTGAAGAAATAGCTAATGAAAATAAAGATATTATAGAAGGTCCTACTGTTTTAGGGGTTACAAATTTAGGAGAATCGGATGTAGTTATATCGATTGTTGCGAAAACAGTACCGCTTGAGCAGTGGGCAGTAGAAAGAGAGTTAAGAAAGCGAATTAAAGAACGATTTGATGAAAAAGGAATAGAAATTCCTTATCCAAGAAGAGTTGTCATCACGAATAAAAAAAGTTAA
- a CDS encoding DUF3343 domain-containing protein — MLEQEFYVISFESTHHAIKTENRLKNKFSIETIPTPREISASCGLSIKFSLEIFSEIMKALGEDKEKVDVYKIKKRGKNKLIKKVV, encoded by the coding sequence ATGTTAGAACAAGAATTTTATGTAATATCTTTTGAATCTACTCATCATGCTATTAAAACAGAAAATAGATTAAAAAATAAATTTTCTATAGAAACAATTCCTACTCCGAGGGAGATTAGTGCAAGCTGTGGACTTTCTATAAAATTTTCATTAGAAATATTTTCAGAGATTATGAAAGCCTTAGGGGAGGATAAAGAAAAGGTAGATGTATATAAGATCAAAAAAAGAGGAAAAAATAAATTGATTAAGAAGGTTGTATAG
- the yedF gene encoding sulfurtransferase-like selenium metabolism protein YedF, with product MNNQVDARGLSCPKPVIETKKVLDGLKEGSVTTIVDNEVAMQNVSKLAKSLNYNVDVKKVDKDYYVHIYKGEGNEEIDCQCEEERDLVILFKSDTLGEGSDELGKILMKGYVYTLTEYTPYPKALLFMNSGVKLTVEGSEVLDYLKQLEREGVELLSCGTCLDYFHLKEKLAVGSVSNMYSIVDALHSAKNRLEL from the coding sequence ATGAATAATCAAGTAGATGCAAGGGGACTTAGCTGTCCAAAGCCAGTAATTGAGACAAAGAAGGTTTTAGATGGATTAAAAGAGGGAAGTGTTACTACTATTGTAGATAATGAAGTGGCAATGCAGAATGTATCAAAGCTTGCAAAAAGCTTAAACTATAATGTGGATGTAAAAAAAGTAGATAAAGATTATTATGTGCATATTTATAAAGGAGAAGGGAATGAGGAAATAGATTGCCAATGTGAAGAAGAAAGAGATTTAGTGATTTTGTTTAAAAGTGATACTTTAGGAGAAGGCTCTGATGAGTTAGGAAAAATATTAATGAAAGGTTATGTTTATACATTAACAGAATATACTCCATATCCTAAGGCTTTATTATTCATGAACAGTGGTGTAAAATTAACAGTAGAAGGATCAGAGGTTTTAGATTATCTAAAACAATTAGAACGTGAAGGAGTAGAGCTTCTTTCTTGTGGGACTTGCCTTGATTATTTTCATTTAAAGGAAAAATTGGCTGTAGGAAGTGTAAGCAACATGTATTCTATTGTGGATGCCCTTCATAGTGCAAAAAACAGATTAGAATTATAG